The Pseudomonas parafulva genome window below encodes:
- the dkgB gene encoding 2,5-didehydrogluconate reductase DkgB yields the protein MTIPAFGLGTYRLTGQTIIDSVKTALQLGYRAIDTAQIYKNEADVGQALAESGVARDQLFLTTKIWTHNYAADKLIPSLRESLSKLRTDQVDLTLIHWPAPGNGVELREFMTALAEAKRAGLTRQIGISNFNIELTRQAIEVVGKGEIATNQIELSPYLQNRRLADFLGEQGIAVTSYMTLAYGKVLKDPVLAEIASKHQASVAQVALAWALQLGYAVIPSSTKRENLASNLLARDLRLDEQDMARIAGLERNGREVSPAGLAPAWD from the coding sequence ATGACTATCCCTGCCTTCGGCCTCGGCACCTATCGCCTTACCGGTCAAACCATCATCGACTCGGTCAAGACGGCCCTGCAACTGGGCTACCGCGCCATCGACACCGCGCAGATCTACAAGAACGAAGCCGATGTCGGCCAGGCTCTCGCCGAGAGTGGCGTGGCTCGCGACCAGTTGTTCCTGACCACCAAGATCTGGACCCACAATTACGCTGCCGACAAGCTGATCCCCAGCCTGCGCGAAAGCTTGAGCAAACTGCGCACCGACCAGGTCGACCTGACCCTGATCCATTGGCCGGCACCGGGCAACGGCGTGGAACTGCGTGAATTCATGACCGCACTGGCCGAGGCCAAACGGGCAGGATTGACCCGGCAGATCGGTATTTCCAATTTCAACATCGAACTGACGCGTCAGGCCATCGAGGTGGTCGGCAAGGGCGAAATCGCCACTAACCAAATCGAACTGAGCCCCTATCTGCAAAACCGTCGATTGGCCGATTTCCTCGGCGAGCAGGGCATCGCCGTGACCTCGTACATGACCCTGGCCTACGGCAAGGTGCTCAAGGATCCGGTGCTGGCCGAGATCGCCAGCAAGCACCAGGCCAGCGTCGCTCAAGTTGCTCTAGCCTGGGCCTTGCAGCTAGGCTATGCGGTCATTCCCTCCTCCACCAAACGTGAGAACCTGGCCAGCAACCTGCTCGCCCGCGACCTGCGCCTGGACGAACAGGACATGGCGCGCATCGCCGGACTGGAGCGCAACGGCCGTGAGGTCAGC